Proteins from a genomic interval of Pseudophryne corroboree isolate aPseCor3 chromosome 4, aPseCor3.hap2, whole genome shotgun sequence:
- the LOC134911790 gene encoding uncharacterized protein LOC134911790, with product MASEQYRQFWAGFIEIYQENECLWRVKSADYSNRTKKNRAFQQLIEYSRGQNSSVDIAWVKKKIANFRTVFIKEHKRVEESQRSGAGTDEVYKQTLWYYDLFKFTLEQEPRTRSLGSLDPESPILMEEEAQESLDLDLTQELEVEQSTPESAEVVESEESAAPQSRPPTRRRTSRRVTSAAYSSQHFFAHAEEVLNRSPDYEQTFANFIAAEMRQMTEDQKRIHKCLVLDATTRAIDRTLVDECEIVPPARRHLQNVPPSTFPHHHPMQYAPGNPPHQMSYFPAGPTQPSPSPQPSTSYSDMPPSQASVLGDPRFFNL from the exons ATGGCTAGTGAGCAGTATCGTCAATTCTGGGCAggcttcattgaaatttatcaggaGAATGAGTGCCTGTGGAGAGTGAAGAGCGCGGACTATTCCAACAGGACCAAGAAGAATAGGGCATTTCAACAGTTGATCGAGTACAGTAGAGGCCAAAACAGTTCTGTGGACATTGCTTGGGTGAAGAAGAAGATTGCTAATTTCCGAACAGTCTTCATAAAAGAACACAAGAGGGTGGAAGAGtcacagcgatccggagccgggacAGATGAGGTCTATAAGCAGACACTGTGGTACTATGACCTCTTCAAGTTCACGTTGGAGCAGGAGCCGCGGACAAGGTCACTGGGAAGCCTGGATCCAGAATCTCCAATCCTCAtggaagaggaggcccaggagagtctggatctg GATCTTACccaggagctggaggtggagcaGTCGACTCCGGAATCTGCAGAGGTGGTCGAGTCTGAGGAATCTGCAGCACCTCAGTCACGTCCTCCCACACGACGGAGGACATCCAGGAGGGTCACCTCTGCCGCCTACAGCTCACAGCATTTTTTTGCACATGCTGAGGAGGTTCTGAATAGGTCCCCGGATTATGAACAAACCTTTGCCAATTTCATTGCGGCGGAGATGAGGCAGATGACTGAGGATCAAAAGAGGATCCACAAGTGCCTGGTACTTGATGCTACCACACGCGCCATCGACCGGACACTGGTCGATGAGTGTGAGATAGTGCCACCTGCCAGACGCCATCTCCAAAATGTTCCCCCATCCACCTTTCCACATCACCATCCCATGCAGTATGCGCCGGGAAATCCTCCTCATCAGATGTCTTATTTTCCGGCGGGAcccacacagcccagcccctccccTCAGCCTAGCACGTCGTACTCCGACATGCCACCTTCACAGGCATCGGTCCTGGGCGACCCTcgtttttttaatttataa